From Triticum urartu cultivar G1812 chromosome 2, Tu2.1, whole genome shotgun sequence, a single genomic window includes:
- the LOC125538171 gene encoding putative pentatricopeptide repeat-containing protein At5g37570, translating to MTPAAGRPSPPVATLLGRCRTLRCLAQLHARIVRLGLHNHHALLARFTAACDSLASPSVADSFLSALPSHAVPLSLRNAVLASHSRHSPLHAALAQFNIVRRTACPDAFSFPSLLRACSRVPCKPTGSALHAAAIRLGLDADLFVRTALIQFYGSCSSAGASRMLFDSMVIPSEVSWTAIIMVYVDCGDIVSSREIFDRMPHRNVVHWNAMVGGYVKCGDLESARRLFEEMPQRTAAAHTSLIGGYAKAGNMQVAKMLFDKLHDRDVFSWSAMISGYAQNGYPGEALRVFKEFREKGICPDELVIVALMTACSQLGNIMLAKWIEGYITTYSIDMNNAHVLAGLINMNAKCGNMERATVLFESMPVRDVFSYCSMMQGHCLHGSANKAVELFTRMLLEGLSPDNAVFTVVLTACNHAGLVEEGKRYFAMMKNEYLIMPSGDHYACLVSLLGRSGMVRDAYELIKSMPGKPHPGSWGALLRGCILHGDIELGKVAAKKLFEIEPDNAGNYVTLSNIYANIDRWADVSEVRAEMTGKGLTKIAGRTVVL from the coding sequence ATGACCCCCGCCGCCGGCCGCCCATCCCCTCCGGTCGCGACCCTCCTCGGCCGCTGCCGTACTCTTCGCTGCCTCGCCCAGCTCCACGCCCGTATCGTTCGCCTTGGCCTCCACAACCACCACGCCCTCCTCGCGCGCTTCACCGCGGCCTGCGACTCGCTCGCCTCCCCCTCCGTCGCCGACTCCTTCCTCTCGGCTCTCCCTTCCCACGCCGTCCCGCTCAGCCTCCGCAACGCCGTCCTCGCCTCACACTCTCGCCATTCCCCGCTCCACGCTGCGCTTGCGCAGTTCAATATCGTCCGCCGCACCGCCTGCCCCGACGCATTCTCTTTCCCTTCCCTCCTCCGCGCGTGCTCCCGCGTACCCTGCAAACCCACTGGCTCCGCTTTGCACGCTGCAGCCATACGCCTCGGCCTGGATGCCGACCTCTTCGTCCGCACAGCGCTCATCCAGTTCTACGGAAGCTGCAGCTCTGCTGGCGCATCCCGGATGCTTTTCGACTCAATGGTCATTCCCAGCGAGGTTTCCTGGACTGCCATTATCATGGTCTACGTCGACTGTGGTGACATCGTGTCTTCCCGGGAGATTTTTGACCGAATGCCACACAGGAACGTGGTTCATTGGAACGCCATGGTTGGTGGGTACGTGAAGTGCGGGGACCTGGAGAGTGCAAGGAGGCTGTTCGAAGAAATGCCCCAAAGAACTGCTGCAGCGCACACATCGTTGATCGGTGGGTATGCAAAGGCAGGAAATATGCAAGTTGCCAAAATGTTGTTCGATAAGTTACATGACCGGGATGTGTTCTCATGGTCAGCGATGATATCAGGCTATGCACAGAATGGTTATCCTGGAGAGGCTTTAAGGGTTTTTAAGGAGTTCCGTGAGAAAGGCATATGCCCAGACGAGCTTGTTATTGTTGCTCTGATGACAGCGTGCTCCCAACTGGGTAACATCATGTTGGCAAAATGGATTGAAGGTTACATCACGACTTATTCCATAGATATGAACAATGCCCATGTGTTGGCTGGTCTCATAAATATGAATGCAAAGTGTGGGAACATGGAGAGGGCTACTGTTTTATTTGAGTCCATGCCAGTTCGAGATGTGTTCTCATACTGTTCGATGATGCAAGGTCATTGCCTCCATGGTTCAGCTAACAAGGCTGTTGAGCTTTTCACTAGGATGCTCTTGGAGGGCCTCTCCCCAGATAATGCTGTGTTTACAGTTGTTTTGACAGCTTGCAATCATGCTGGCCTAGTAGAAGAAGGGAAAAGGTACTTTGCAATGATGAAGAATGAGTATTTGATTATGCCATCTGGCGATcactatgcttgccttgtcagtCTTCTCGGGCGTTCTGGGATGGTGAGAGATGCATATGAGCTTATTAAGTCAATGCCAGGAAAACCTCATCCGGGATCATGGGGTGCATTGTTGCGTGGATGCATACTCCACGGTGATATTGAGCTTGGAAAAGTTGCAGCAAAGAAGCTTTTTGAAATTGAACCAGATAATGCTGGAAATTATGTAACCCTGTCAAACATTTATGCTAACATTGACAGATGGGCCGATGTTTCTGAAGTTAGAGCTGAAATGACTGGAAAAGGGTTAACAAAAATAGCAGGTCGAACCGTTGTTCTATAG